One window of Quercus robur chromosome 5, dhQueRobu3.1, whole genome shotgun sequence genomic DNA carries:
- the LOC126728419 gene encoding B3 domain-containing transcription factor VRN1-like, whose protein sequence is MASQSQRDNKDGPADRSPHFFKIILPNAVQEGKLWIPDKFMQKYGVDLSDMAFLTIPNGTKLKVKLTQHDGGVWFQNGWSKFASCHGLTVGHLLVFKYEGNSHFDVLIFDATATEIDYTLDNKLQVRRMEDDESDDSSIEIIKHFYRGEGLGSAHPKKDGGVAENLVQSLPRGIINNLLRGDFTKDYTKASILIVKLQIVERLWPVKLYIYERSGGSSCVISAGWSAFARENSLRVGDVCVFELIMRDGVVLNVHVFRCQD, encoded by the exons ATGGCTTCTCAATCGCAGAGAGACAATAAGGATGGTCCTGCTGATCGGTCCCCACACTTTTTCAAGATTATTCTGCCTAATGCTGTTCAAGAAGGAAAGCTT TGGATTCCAGATAAGTTCATGCAGAAATATGGAGTGGATCTATCAGATATGGCCTTTCTTACAATTCCAAATGGTACAAAATTGAAGGTCAAGTTGACACAACATGATGGGGGGGTTTGGTTTCAAAATGGTTGGTCCAAATTTGCAAGCTGTCATGGTCTAACCGTGGGGCACTTGCTAGTTttcaaatatgaaggaaattcacaCTTTGATGTACTCATATTTGATGCCACTGCAACAGAAATCGACTATACTTTAGACAACAAACTCCAAGTTCGTAGGATGGAAGACGATGAGAGTGATGACAGCTCTATTGAAATCATCAAACACTTTTATAGGGGAGAGGGTTTAG GATCAGCCCATCCTAAGAAAGACGGTGGTGTAGCTGAAAATCTTGTACAGAGTTTACCCCGGGGCATTATCAACAACTTACTAAGAGGAGACTTTACCAAGGACTACACCAAAGCAAGTATACTCATTGTCAAGCTCCAGATTGTGGAACGATTATGGCCTGTGAAGCTATACATTTATGAACGAAGTGGGGGTTCATCATGTGTCATATCAGCTGGTTGGTCTGCATTTGCGAGGGAAAATAGTTTACGAGTAGGAGATGTTTGTGTGTTTGAGCTGATTATGAGGGACGGTGTTGTGTTAAACGTCCACGTTTTCAGATGCCAAGATTAA
- the LOC126728420 gene encoding uncharacterized protein LOC126728420, with the protein MDCIKNVNPDAYNYLKEVNQEKWTLVHDHGHRYGAMTTNLSECFNGVLKGAHSLPITAMVKFTFYKVNSYFDEHRNKTLEQLEEGQVWCKYAYDKFEANQEKAKLHIFRRMSAQQQLYTVETQSSLLNTGGGDHTHRVSFIDMTCKCSKWEANKIPSSHLIAICPKHNHDATEYMDRFYHMEERYHSYEPIFQPLKDRLEWPEPAERRTVMPNPRLIRGKGRPKSTRIHNEMDDEDTELPTSLWIENGSKLKCGLCRQGAM; encoded by the coding sequence ATGGATTGCATCAAGAATGTCAACCCGGATGCATACAACTATCTAAAGGAGGTAAATCAAGAAAAGTGGACACTTGTACATGACCATGGGCATCGAtatggggcaatgacaaccaacctGTCAGAGTGCTTCAATGGGGTGCTTAAGGGCGCACATAGCTTGCCCATAACTGCAATGGTGAAGTTCACATTTTACAAGGTGAACTCGTACTTTGACGAACATCGAAACAAAACCCTAGAGCAGTTGGAAGAGGGGCAAGTGTGGTGCAAATATGCCTATGACAAGTTCGAGGCAAATCAAGAGAAGGCGAAGCTCCATATTTTTAGAAGGATGAGTGCGCAACAACAATTATATACAGTGGAGACACAATCTTCGCTATTGAACACTGGCGGGGGAGATCACACCCATAGGGTTTCCTTCATAGACATGACATGCAAGTGCAGTAAATGGGAAGCAAACAAGATCCCCAGTTCCCACTTGATAGCAATTTGTCCCAAACACAACCATGATGCCACTGAGTATATGGATCGTTTCTACCACATGGAAGAACGGTATCATAGCTATGAGCCAATATTCCAACCACTGAAAGATAGGTTAGAATGGCCGGAGCCAGCAGAAAGGAGAACCGTGATGCCAAACCCGCGGTTGATCCGTGGGAAAGGTCGGCCAAAGTCCACGAGAATCCACAATGAGATGGATGATGAGGATACGGAGTTGCCAACCTCATTGTGGATTGAGAATGGATCAAAGTTGAAGTGTGGGTTGTGTCGCCAAGGTGCTATGTAG
- the LOC126728421 gene encoding uncharacterized protein LOC126728421: MIWAVIKQTPQFIASDLYVTVKAVRFHASASSQHGSGVEEPHSSSLDVHPSFANAMLFPYNNQPCSAVDHLDNTEVLGATHTHDVGGSSHTYGRAQADMDEEIDIDASRDVYEEFIDTNESVDNAEVLDVPLIEINEEDCLTTVLIPEWFTSNTWDNINDPSPALGTGHLTSWHKGDHPATGMLFKNKASVQYVLTLYSVEHNKKYKVIKSDTNRLVVWCIHKACLWSIRANCSKKHGMWVISTCKGPHSCSSLQLATDGQMMDSKFISIALEKYVQKELTQKKAAARIYGDFDESYAKLPRFLATLSDANLDTVTTLKCDPHVLRTCIFNSAFWAFSLCIRGFKHCRPVISIDATHLYGKYKGKLLIAMAKDGNNEVYPLIFSVVESESTETWGWFLACLLTYVIDRTNLCIISNRHREIQSCFDDTTRGYLQLPLTHHQYCLCHLVSNINTNFNSVLLKNLVWKVATAN; encoded by the exons ATGATATGGGCAGTGATTAAGCAGACCCCCCAATTCATAGCGTCCGACTTGTATGTAACTGTTAAGGCTGTTAGATTCCATGCTAGTGCAAGTTCACAGCATGGCAGTGGGGTGGAAGAGCCACACTCATCGTCGCTTGACGTGCATCCTTCCTTTGCCAATGCCATGCTTTTCCCCTACAATAATCAACCATGTAGTGCGGTTGATCATTTGGACAACACTGAAGTGTTGGGCGCCACCCATACACATGACGTAGGAGGGTCTAGTCACACATATGGACGTGCCCAAGCTGATATGGATGAGgaaattgatattgatgccAGCCGAGATGTGTACGAAGAGTTCATTGATACTAATGAATCGGTGGACAACGCGGAGGTCTTAGATGTACCACTGATCGAAATTAACGAGGAGGATTGCCTTACAACAGTTCTTATCCCAGAATGGTTCACATCAAACACATGGGACAATATTAATGACCCATCACCTGCATTAGGTACAGGACATCTTACAAGTTGGCATAAAGGTGACCACCCAGCAACGGGGATGCTATTCAAGAATAAAGCCTCTGTTCAATATGTGTTGACCCTCTACTCTGTGGAGCATAATAAGAAATACAAGGTCATCAAGTCTGACACCAATAGGCTGGTAGTGTGGTGCATACATAAGGCATGTCTGTGGTCAATTCGGGCTAATTGCAGCAAGAAGCACGGGATGTGGGTTATCAGTACATGTAAGGGTCCCCATAGTTGCTCATCCCTCCAACTAGCGACTGATGGGCAGATGATGGATTCAAAGTTCATCTCCATTGCACTTGAGAAGTATGTACAGAAGGAGCTAACCCAAAAG AAGGCAGCTGCGCGTATTTATGGGGATTTTGATGAGTCGTACGCGAAATTGCCACGATTTCTAGCTACATTGTCCGATGCAAATCTGGACACTGTGACCACGTTAAAGTGTGACCCCCATGTCCTGAGGACTTGTATCTTCAACTCCGCGTTTTGGGCTTTCAGTTTGTGTATTAGAGGGTTCAAGCATTGCAGACCAGTGATAAGCATAGATGCAACGCACCTTTATGGCAAGTATAAAGGAAAGCTATTGATAGCAATGGCAAAAGATGGTAACAACGAGGTTTATCCACTCATATTTTCCGTTGTCGAAAGCGAGAGCACGGAGACGTGGGGATGGTTCTTGGCATGCCTGTTGACCTATGTTATAGACCGGACCAATTTATGTATAATATCCAACAGGCATCGTGAGATACAATCATGCTTCGATGACACCACTAGGGGCTACTTGCAACTGCCCTTAACCCATCACCAGTATTGCCTCTGCCATTTAGTAAGCAATATTAACACTAACTTCAATAGTGTGCTATTGAAGAACTTGGTATGGAAGGTAGCAACTGCGAATTAA